GCGATCGAGCTGGGCCAGGACCAGGTGGTCGAGCTGCGCCGGGACGGGGTGACGGTCACCGGTTTCGACGGCCGGCCCGCCGAGGTCCGCACGTACCACGTGGACTGGGACGCCTCGGCCGCCGAGAAGGGCGGCTACGACTACTTCATGCTCAAGGAGATCGCCGAGCAGCCCAAGGCGGTCGCCGACACGCTGCTGGGCCGCATCGACGTGTCCGGTTCGCTGAGGCTGGACGAGCTGCGCATGACGGCCGCCGAGCTGCGCGAGGTCGACAAGGTCGTCATCGTGGCGTGCGGGACGGCCTTCCACGCCGGGATGATCGCCAAGTACGCCATCGAGCACTGGACGCGGATCCCGTGCGAGGTGGAGCTGGCCAGCGAGTTCCGCTACCGGGACCCGATCCTCGACCCGCGCACGCTGGTCATCGCCATCTCCCAGTCCGGCGAGACCATGGACACCCTGATGGCCCTCAGGCACGCCCGCGAACAGGGCTCCAAGGTGCTGGCGATCTGCAACACCAACGGCTCGACGATTCCGCGGGAGTCGGACGCGGTCCTCTACACGCACGCGGGACCGGAAGTCGCGGTGGCGTCCACGAAGGCGTTCCTCACCCAGCTCGTCGCCTGCTACCTGGTGGCCCTGTACCTCGGCCAGGTGCGTGGCACCAAGTGGGGCGACGAGATCCACGTCGTCATCCGCGACCTGTCGCAGATCTCCCGCGAGGTCGAGCGGGTCCTGGAGACCATGGAGCCGGTACGGGAGCTGGCGCGTTCGCTCGCCCACAAGAACACCGTGCTGTTCCTGGGCCGGCACGTCGGCTACCCGGTGGCCCTCGAAGGCGCCCTCAAGCTCAAGGAGTTGGCGTACATGCACGCCGAGGGCTTCGCGGCGGGCGAGCTGAAGCACGGGCCGATCGCGCTGATCGAGGAGGACCTGCCGGTGGTCGTGGTGGTGCCCTCGCCGCGCGGACGCTCGGTCCTGCACGACAAGATCGTCTCGAACATCCAGGAGATCCGGGCGCGGGGTGCGCGCACGATCGTGATCGCGGAG
The Streptomyces sp. CGMCC 4.7035 DNA segment above includes these coding regions:
- the glmS gene encoding glutamine--fructose-6-phosphate transaminase (isomerizing), with amino-acid sequence MCGIVGYVGPQSALDVVMAGLKRLEYRGYDSAGVAVLADGGLAAAKKAGKLVNLEKELVDWPLPTGTTGIGHTRWATHGGPTDANAHPHLDNAGRVAVVHNGIIENFALLRAELEERGHTLTSETDTEVVAHLLAEEFSATADLAESMRLVCRRLEGAFTLVAVHADEPDVVVGARRNSPLVVGVGEGEAFLASDVAAFIAHTRSAIELGQDQVVELRRDGVTVTGFDGRPAEVRTYHVDWDASAAEKGGYDYFMLKEIAEQPKAVADTLLGRIDVSGSLRLDELRMTAAELREVDKVVIVACGTAFHAGMIAKYAIEHWTRIPCEVELASEFRYRDPILDPRTLVIAISQSGETMDTLMALRHAREQGSKVLAICNTNGSTIPRESDAVLYTHAGPEVAVASTKAFLTQLVACYLVALYLGQVRGTKWGDEIHVVIRDLSQISREVERVLETMEPVRELARSLAHKNTVLFLGRHVGYPVALEGALKLKELAYMHAEGFAAGELKHGPIALIEEDLPVVVVVPSPRGRSVLHDKIVSNIQEIRARGARTIVIAEEGDEAVVPYADHLIRIPATPTLLQPLVATVPLQVFACELATARGNEVDQPRNLAKSVTVE